CCCGATGCCGCACGCGACCGAGAGCATCATCCTGTACCGGGGCGCGATTCAGTTCTACATTTTTAACGACACCGGTGCCGTAACCCACAGCTTCCGGCTGGAAGCGGGACGGCCCAACTGCATGGTTGATATTAGTCCGCGGGTATGGCACAGCTTCGAAGTGCTCGAAAAAGACACCGTGCTCATCGAATTCAAAAAAGGCCCTTATGACGCCCAAACCGATAAAGTATTCGCGGAATGGGCGCCGGAAGAAGACAGCGGCGAAACCGAAGCCTTCCTGAACCGCCTGCGCCTGCGAAATACGCACTAATCAGCGGCACCCCTCTCATTGCAATAACAAAAGGACTTTAGATGATTTTCAAAAATATCACACAGCGGAGCTGGTGGGAAAAAGATGTGCTGGCCCGGCCTGCTGATCTGCTCATCGTGGGCTCCGGGATCACCGGACTCTCAACCGCGCTCTTCTATCGAAGGATGTACCCTGACAGCCGCGTGATGGTGCTCGACCGAGGATTCTGGCCGACCGGCGCAACCGGGCGCAATGCGGGATTTGCCTGTTTTGGCTCAGCCGGAGAGCTGCTCGATGATCTCCATCAGGAGCCCGAAGCCGGGGTTAAAGCCCGCCTGCGGATGCGCTTCGAAGGCCTCGAGCTGCTCAAAACCGAGCTCGGCACCGACGCCATCGGCTACGAAATGACCGGCGGCTATGAAATCTTTGATGACATCTCCGACCCCCATTTCCGGGAAAGCGTCGCCAACCTGAAGCGCTTCAGCGGCTGGGTTGAAGAAATCACCGGCTTGCCCGATACCTACGAAGTGCGCGACATCAACAGCTTTCCGTCCATTTTCAACCGGCTCGAAGGCTACCTGCACAGCGGCAAAATGCTGCAAGCGCTCGTCCGCAAAGCGAACGAAGCCGGGGTTGAAATCCGCTGGAACACGCCCGTTGCGGAAGTCAAAAGCAACGGCGTTGTGCTGCAGGATGGCCTGGTGTTGCAGGCTGGCGCTGTCCTCTGCGCGACCAACGGCTACACCTCAACCCTCGAGTCTGGCACAACCGTGAAGCCCGCCCGCGGCTACGTGTTCGTGACCAAACCTCTCCAAAACCTGCCCTGGCATGGCAGCTGTCACTACAACCGCGGCTACGTCTATTTCCGCGACCTCGGCGACCGGCTCCTCATCGGCGGTGCCCGCGACGTGGACAAAGCGGGGGAGGAGTCCATCCGCAACGAAATCAATCCAAAAATCAAAAACTGGCTGGTGAGCTTCGTCAACGAAAAGCTCGGCATCGACCCAGACTGGGAGATCGAGCAGGAATGGACCGGCGTGATGGGCTTCGGCGCAACCAAAACCCCCGAGTGCACCCGTCACGAAAACGGCGTGTATGTCGCCGCCGGCCTCGGCGGCATGGGCGTAGCCCTCGGCATGAAGCTCGGTCAGCAAGCCGCAACGATGATAGCGAAATCGTAGGGGCGGGCCTGTGTGCCC
This genomic stretch from Cyclonatronum proteinivorum harbors:
- a CDS encoding WbuC family cupin fold metalloprotein yields the protein MADRDKAGGRPAPKKLALENFSGDVFVLDDDLLARGSQAAAESPRLRIIYPVQRTQGDLVQRLLNFMQPGTYVMPHMHPMPHATESIILYRGAIQFYIFNDTGAVTHSFRLEAGRPNCMVDISPRVWHSFEVLEKDTVLIEFKKGPYDAQTDKVFAEWAPEEDSGETEAFLNRLRLRNTH
- a CDS encoding NAD(P)/FAD-dependent oxidoreductase; protein product: MIFKNITQRSWWEKDVLARPADLLIVGSGITGLSTALFYRRMYPDSRVMVLDRGFWPTGATGRNAGFACFGSAGELLDDLHQEPEAGVKARLRMRFEGLELLKTELGTDAIGYEMTGGYEIFDDISDPHFRESVANLKRFSGWVEEITGLPDTYEVRDINSFPSIFNRLEGYLHSGKMLQALVRKANEAGVEIRWNTPVAEVKSNGVVLQDGLVLQAGAVLCATNGYTSTLESGTTVKPARGYVFVTKPLQNLPWHGSCHYNRGYVYFRDLGDRLLIGGARDVDKAGEESIRNEINPKIKNWLVSFVNEKLGIDPDWEIEQEWTGVMGFGATKTPECTRHENGVYVAAGLGGMGVALGMKLGQQAATMIAKS